TGGTGGTGGGTGCGCTGTTAATAATATGGCTTATCCAAAAAACACTCCCTTGGGTTGCGAGTCGTTTACACAGTCACCGCCGACTATGGGTATTAGCCTTAGTGCCGACTTTACGCCTAGTCGTGATAGTGGCCACCATTAGTTGGTTGGTGCCATTATTTTTTGAACTGACCGTACAAAACACCATCGCTATCTTAAGTGTGACTGGCCTAGCCATTGGCTTTGCTCTTAAAGATTACGTAAGTAGTATTATTGCCGGTATTGTGGCGGCTTATGAAGTGCCTTATCGCCCTGGAGATTGGATTGAGGTGGAAGGACAATACGGAGAGGTAAAGCGTATCGGTATGCGGGTAGTCGAAATTGTCACCCCTAATGATACGGTTATTTTTATCCCTCACCTTAAGCTATGGGATGGCCTTATTCATAATGCCAACAATGGGGGAGCGAGCCTAATGTGTGTAGTGAGTTTTTACCTCGCCCCCGATCATGACGCCAGTGTGGTGTGCGAGGCACTTGAGGAAGTGGCCTTATCCAGCGCCTATCTTAAGCTCACTAAGCCTGTGGTAGTGCTAGCCCAAGAACAACCTTGGGGTACGCATTATCGAATTAAAGCCTACCCACTCGATCCGCGCCAGCAATTTCAATTTATGTCTGATCTCACTGTTCGCGGTAAAGACAGCTTAAGAAAGCTGCCAGTGAGCTTTGCCCGTATTCCACCAGAGCAGGCCATGGACTTATCGACAAAGAGTGAGTCAAGCGCGCGTTTTTAACTGCTATGATACCCAAAAAGCCACTCTGCCCACCTGCCAAGGGTGAGAGGGCGAGCAACACACCAGCCAAATAGGTAAGCTTAAAAATGTTAAAATTTACGCTTATTTTACCGACTTTCTCTTTAAGCACACCTCGACACTAGGCTTATAAACCATGCAAAATAATAATGACTTAGCACCCGGTCTCATGGTGGTGCATGCCAATCAATTAGAGTCACTTAAAGAATTAGCCGTAGCTTGGATGCGCCGCCACCCTCTAGCCCCTTTAGAAAACGAAGTGATTTTGGTACAAAGCAACGGCATTGCCCAATGGCTGAAACAATCGTTAGCCGAGCAGCGCAATGGGGGGATTGCCGCGGCGATGCAGGTGGAGTTACCGGCGCGTTTTATATGGCAAACCTATCGCAGTGTCTTAGGCAGTGACACCATAGCGCGGCGCTCGCCGTTGGATAAAGCCCCCCTGACTTGGCGCTTAATGCGCTTATTACCCTGCTTAGTCAACGAGGATGTTTTTGAGCCGTTGCAGCGATTTTTACAACAAGATGAAGACGGGCGTAAGCGCTTTCAGTTAGCAGAGCGATTAGCCGACTTATTCGACCAATATCAGGTATATCGTGCCGACTGGCTGAATGAGTGGGAGCAGGGGCGAGATCATATTATAAACGCTCGTCATAAAGCGACGCCCTTAGAAGAGCAAAATAAATGGCAAGCAGCGCTATGGCGCGCGTTATTAGATGATGTGGGTCATGAGCAAGTAGCGGGCAGTCGAGCTG
This genomic window from Oceanisphaera avium contains:
- a CDS encoding mechanosensitive ion channel family protein — its product is MDAKRFLKLFRDISSEDVIEASIVVVGALLIIWLIQKTLPWVASRLHSHRRLWVLALVPTLRLVVIVATISWLVPLFFELTVQNTIAILSVTGLAIGFALKDYVSSIIAGIVAAYEVPYRPGDWIEVEGQYGEVKRIGMRVVEIVTPNDTVIFIPHLKLWDGLIHNANNGGASLMCVVSFYLAPDHDASVVCEALEEVALSSAYLKLTKPVVVLAQEQPWGTHYRIKAYPLDPRQQFQFMSDLTVRGKDSLRKLPVSFARIPPEQAMDLSTKSESSARF